Proteins encoded within one genomic window of Nonomuraea gerenzanensis:
- a CDS encoding APC family permease, with product MSAADLPIDPRETTAKPRVPAMVWISWVALAMMTTSSVASLRPAPTMAVYGLACIFLYLIPALVFLLPTSLVSAELASGWEGGVYNWVSLGISKPMGFLAVWCQFAMTIFYYPSLLGYVASTLAYVFNPDLAASGVWTALVIMICYWSGVWISARGTKGVAGLASGGLVIGTLVPGVLLVALGVVFLGQGNSSAAPMTTDNLLPAWAGLASLVLIVNNFLSYSGMEMNAVHVSSLREPGKEFPKAIFLAMAMVLAIFILPALAISWVVPAEQLSLTAGVMQAFDAVFAEFGSQWLTPVIGIMLVTASLGGMLTWLAGPSKGLLLIARQEGYLPPYLQRLNKHGVQQNILVVQGLVTTVIALLYAFIPDVSSAYWIFSVITTQVYLIMYLLLFVAAVRLRRSHPDHPRGYRAPMLTGLCGVGFAASLAALLVGFVPPSQFESGDTGLYIVFVAVGALGLGLLVPYLFHRLRKPSWKQVDAS from the coding sequence GTGAGCGCCGCCGACCTGCCGATCGACCCGCGGGAGACGACGGCCAAGCCCCGGGTCCCCGCCATGGTGTGGATCTCCTGGGTGGCCCTGGCGATGATGACCACGAGCTCCGTGGCCAGCCTGCGCCCCGCACCCACCATGGCCGTCTACGGCCTGGCCTGCATCTTCCTGTACCTCATCCCGGCCCTGGTGTTCCTGCTGCCGACCTCGCTGGTGTCGGCGGAGCTGGCCTCCGGCTGGGAGGGCGGCGTCTACAACTGGGTCAGCCTCGGCATCTCCAAGCCGATGGGCTTCCTCGCGGTCTGGTGCCAGTTCGCGATGACGATCTTCTATTACCCGAGCCTGCTGGGGTACGTGGCCAGCACGCTCGCCTACGTCTTCAACCCGGACCTGGCCGCGAGCGGCGTGTGGACCGCCCTGGTCATCATGATCTGCTACTGGAGCGGCGTGTGGATCTCCGCGCGCGGCACCAAGGGCGTGGCGGGCCTGGCCAGCGGCGGCCTGGTCATCGGCACGCTCGTGCCGGGCGTCCTGCTGGTCGCGCTCGGCGTGGTCTTCCTCGGGCAGGGCAACTCCTCGGCCGCGCCGATGACGACGGACAACCTGCTGCCGGCCTGGGCCGGGCTGGCGAGCCTGGTGCTGATCGTGAACAACTTCCTGTCCTACTCGGGCATGGAGATGAACGCGGTGCACGTGTCGTCGCTGCGCGAGCCCGGCAAGGAGTTCCCGAAGGCGATCTTCCTGGCCATGGCCATGGTGCTGGCGATCTTCATCCTGCCCGCGCTGGCCATCAGCTGGGTCGTCCCGGCCGAGCAGCTCTCGCTGACGGCGGGCGTGATGCAGGCGTTCGACGCGGTGTTCGCCGAGTTCGGCTCGCAGTGGCTGACCCCGGTCATCGGCATCATGCTGGTCACCGCCTCGCTCGGCGGCATGCTGACCTGGCTGGCCGGGCCGTCGAAGGGGCTGCTGCTCATCGCGCGGCAGGAGGGGTACCTGCCGCCGTACCTGCAGCGGCTGAACAAGCACGGCGTCCAGCAGAACATCCTGGTCGTGCAGGGCCTGGTCACCACGGTGATCGCGTTGCTGTACGCGTTCATCCCCGACGTCTCCAGCGCGTACTGGATCTTCTCGGTGATCACCACGCAGGTCTACCTGATCATGTACCTGCTGCTGTTCGTGGCCGCGGTCCGGCTGCGCCGCAGCCATCCCGACCATCCGCGCGGCTACCGCGCCCCCATGCTGACCGGGCTCTGCGGCGTCGGCTTCGCCGCGTCGCTGGCGGCGCTGCTGGTCGGGTTCGTGCCGCCGTCGCAGTTCGAGTCGGGCGACACGGGGCTCTACATCGTCTTCGTGGCGGTCGGCGCGCTCGGGCTGGGCCTGCTCGTGCCGTACCTGTTCCACCGGCTGCGCAAGCCGTCGTGGAAGCAGGTGGACGCGTCATGA
- a CDS encoding Uma2 family endonuclease, with translation MATIEPHRTDPFLPSGRPFTIDDLLELPDDGNRYELFNGSLLVGPAPTRVHQRVIYRLQRLLDDALPPEMEPVQTVNMLVSKKDYYIPDLVILPKDLPDSDGLMFSPKDMLLAVEVGSPSTKLRDEDVKVKAYAKAGIPFYWRVEPDEGPTLYVYELNGDTYGPPTAYKAGTQTTLSKPFPLALDPAQLLE, from the coding sequence ATGGCAACGATCGAACCGCACAGGACGGACCCGTTTCTGCCAAGCGGCCGACCGTTCACGATCGACGATCTGCTCGAGCTCCCTGACGACGGGAATCGATACGAGCTCTTCAACGGGAGCCTACTGGTGGGCCCTGCCCCCACTCGCGTGCACCAGCGCGTCATCTACCGGCTGCAGCGTCTTCTCGATGACGCGCTGCCGCCTGAAATGGAGCCTGTGCAGACCGTCAACATGCTGGTGAGCAAGAAGGATTACTACATTCCCGACCTCGTCATCCTGCCCAAGGATCTGCCGGACAGCGATGGTCTCATGTTCTCCCCGAAGGACATGCTGCTCGCGGTGGAGGTGGGCAGTCCGAGCACGAAGTTGCGTGACGAGGACGTCAAGGTCAAGGCGTATGCGAAGGCGGGCATCCCCTTCTACTGGCGAGTCGAGCCGGACGAAGGCCCGACCCTGTACGTCTACGAGCTCAACGGCGACACCTACGGCCCACCGACCGCCTACAAGGCCGGCACCCAGACGACCCTGTCGAAGCCGTTCCCCCTCGCCCTCGACCCCGCCCAACTCCTCGAATAA
- the sigJ gene encoding RNA polymerase sigma factor SigJ, with the protein MGTRTEPADDPTLSAIMSERRHLINLGYRLLGSLADAEDVVQETYARWYAMSREEQEAIESPGAWLTKVAGRLCLNVLSSARVRRETYVGEWIPEPLPDLPQGANGDPADRVTLDESVNMAFLVVLESMTPAERVAFILHDVFRYPFAEVAEIVGRSPAACRQLATSARRRIRDAQAPTVRQARQSDIVRDFKRAWEAKDINALLALLDPGATVVADGGGAVSTLIRPVEGAEQIVRGFTRLAGVLGDVTILERTVNGLPGLIVQREGVTVTVCAFEIADDRIKRIWAVRNPDKLRLWTTS; encoded by the coding sequence ATGGGCACGCGAACCGAGCCGGCCGACGATCCCACGCTGAGCGCGATCATGAGCGAGCGGCGGCACCTGATCAACCTCGGCTACCGCCTGCTCGGCTCACTCGCCGACGCCGAGGACGTCGTCCAGGAGACCTACGCGCGCTGGTACGCGATGTCCCGCGAGGAGCAGGAGGCCATCGAGTCGCCGGGCGCCTGGCTGACGAAGGTGGCCGGCCGCCTCTGCCTGAACGTGCTCTCCTCGGCCCGGGTCCGGCGCGAGACCTACGTCGGCGAGTGGATCCCCGAGCCGCTCCCCGACCTGCCGCAGGGCGCGAACGGCGACCCCGCCGACCGGGTGACCCTCGACGAGTCGGTCAACATGGCCTTCCTCGTCGTGCTGGAGTCGATGACCCCGGCCGAGCGCGTGGCGTTCATCCTGCACGACGTCTTCCGCTACCCCTTCGCCGAGGTCGCCGAGATCGTCGGCCGCAGCCCGGCGGCCTGCCGCCAGCTCGCCACCTCGGCCCGCCGCCGCATCCGCGACGCGCAGGCGCCCACGGTCAGGCAGGCCCGGCAGTCCGACATCGTGCGGGACTTCAAGCGGGCCTGGGAGGCCAAGGACATCAACGCCCTCCTCGCGCTCCTCGACCCGGGCGCCACGGTGGTCGCCGACGGCGGCGGCGCCGTCAGCACCCTGATCCGGCCGGTGGAGGGCGCCGAGCAGATCGTCCGCGGGTTCACCAGGCTCGCCGGCGTGCTGGGGGACGTGACCATCCTGGAGCGGACGGTCAACGGGCTGCCCGGCCTGATCGTCCAGCGCGAGGGCGTCACCGTGACGGTGTGCGCGTTCGAGATCGCGGACGATCGCATCAAGCGCATCTGGGCCGTCCGCAACCCCGACAAGCTCCGTCTGTGGACCACGTCCTGA
- a CDS encoding SpoIIE family protein phosphatase translates to MTVFVITFLLGCLSVMTVRGRHGNWPTGMPVARPRLVAVGGTYEGGQGRPSDAYVVQERLIAAARGVGGGEPAQAAAALALGAVVAARPQHSEDGLDECAQAAHRAVRNAALRDPATPELVSTLDLVVLERAESPRLRFAHVGDGEIWHCPKGGEPRRLTTPHMFGEGPPLRGIGLPPGLNPEVGAVVLRPGDRVAIVTNGAIKALGAARVKELFAGGSSPAACLDRMYDEMAAVEPKGDATVIIAEYVTA, encoded by the coding sequence ATGACAGTTTTCGTGATCACATTCCTGCTGGGCTGCCTGTCCGTGATGACGGTCAGGGGCCGGCACGGGAACTGGCCGACGGGCATGCCGGTGGCCCGGCCGCGGCTGGTGGCGGTGGGGGGCACGTACGAGGGCGGCCAGGGGCGGCCGTCAGACGCGTACGTCGTCCAGGAGCGGTTGATCGCGGCGGCCCGCGGGGTGGGCGGCGGGGAGCCGGCCCAGGCGGCCGCCGCGCTGGCGCTCGGCGCGGTGGTGGCGGCGCGCCCGCAGCACAGCGAGGACGGACTGGACGAGTGCGCGCAGGCGGCGCACCGGGCCGTGCGGAACGCGGCGCTGCGCGACCCGGCCACGCCGGAGCTGGTCAGCACCCTGGACCTGGTCGTGCTGGAGCGGGCGGAGAGCCCGCGGCTGCGCTTCGCGCACGTCGGCGACGGCGAGATCTGGCACTGCCCGAAGGGCGGGGAGCCGCGCAGGCTGACGACGCCGCACATGTTCGGGGAGGGCCCGCCGCTGCGCGGGATCGGACTGCCGCCGGGGCTGAACCCGGAGGTCGGCGCGGTGGTGCTGCGGCCGGGCGACCGGGTGGCGATCGTCACCAACGGGGCGATCAAGGCGCTGGGAGCGGCGCGGGTGAAGGAGCTGTTCGCGGGGGGCTCGTCGCCGGCGGCCTGCCTGGACCGGATGTACGACGAGATGGCCGCGGTGGAGCCGAAGGGCGACGCCACCGTCATCATCGCCGAGTACGTGACGGCGTGA
- a CDS encoding LacI family DNA-binding transcriptional regulator, producing MQADEPVTILTVAREAGVSKTTASDALRGSGRVSERTRETVVAVAERLGYVPNGSARHLRKASTGTIGLHVPEVLTRSAYYMSFVFGVVEQAARHDYDVTLITAGQRRARPPRVDGLVLGDPLGGDPVVESLMATGLPAVTCERFPGARQADGVVWSEHALMLARLLDHLRSAGSVRPGLIVAGDESDWAASVHRGYQEWCGRNGVPPLVRRVSFDATGEEVRAAARALLGTGGGTPRTAGDALSAGGGTLGARDGLPMDALVCAPAGAATEVAPLLREAGGGVLLASCVDSAATRMADPPITAIDLRPREAGASCAELLFELLSGAAQPGTERVHPIELEIRASTTPRP from the coding sequence GTGCAAGCAGACGAGCCGGTCACGATCCTCACCGTCGCCCGCGAGGCGGGGGTGTCCAAGACGACGGCCTCCGACGCGTTGCGCGGCTCAGGACGAGTGTCCGAGCGCACGCGCGAGACCGTGGTGGCGGTGGCCGAACGGCTCGGCTACGTGCCCAACGGCTCGGCCCGCCACCTGCGCAAGGCCAGCACCGGCACGATCGGGCTGCACGTGCCCGAGGTGCTGACCCGCTCGGCGTACTACATGTCGTTCGTCTTCGGCGTGGTGGAGCAGGCGGCGCGGCACGACTACGACGTCACGCTGATCACCGCGGGGCAGCGCCGCGCCCGGCCGCCGCGCGTGGACGGGCTGGTGCTCGGCGACCCGCTCGGCGGGGATCCCGTGGTGGAGAGCCTGATGGCGACCGGGCTGCCGGCGGTCACGTGCGAGCGGTTCCCGGGGGCGCGGCAGGCCGACGGGGTGGTGTGGTCGGAGCACGCGCTGATGCTCGCGCGGCTGCTCGACCACCTGCGCTCGGCCGGGTCGGTGCGGCCGGGGCTCATCGTGGCGGGCGACGAGAGCGACTGGGCGGCCAGCGTGCACCGGGGGTACCAGGAGTGGTGCGGCCGGAACGGGGTGCCGCCGTTGGTGCGGCGGGTGTCGTTCGACGCGACGGGCGAGGAGGTGCGCGCCGCCGCCCGCGCCCTGCTGGGGACGGGCGGCGGCACGCCCCGGACGGCCGGTGACGCGCTCTCGGCGGGCGGCGGCACGCTCGGGGCGCGCGATGGGCTGCCGATGGACGCGTTGGTGTGTGCTCCGGCCGGGGCCGCGACCGAGGTGGCGCCGCTGCTGCGGGAGGCGGGCGGCGGGGTGCTGCTCGCCTCGTGCGTGGACAGCGCCGCCACCCGGATGGCCGACCCGCCCATCACCGCGATCGACCTGCGCCCGCGCGAGGCGGGGGCGAGCTGCGCGGAGCTGCTGTTCGAGCTGCTGTCGGGCGCGGCCCAGCCGGGGACGGAGCGGGTGCACCCCATCGAGCTGGAGATCCGCGCCTCGACCACCCCGCGTCCGTAG
- a CDS encoding NAD(P)/FAD-dependent oxidoreductase codes for MSRVHKVVVIGGGYAGTLAANHLRMRSDMHITLVNARPEFVDRIRLHQYAAGTGEAAIDYGTLLGEGVELVVDSAARIDTAARVVRLESGRALDYDYVIYAVGSVGATPSAVPGAAEFAYDIAEYEPARRLRARLADLALDARVTVVGGGLTGIETAAELAEQGRRVTLVCGRSLAPTFSTGSRRYLAGWLARHGVEVIEGAEVREVRTDAVVLDRDPGAGARHGGADAGAPGGDPGGGVLDGGRPRASALTIWAAGFGVPQLAVASGLRTDGLGRLLTDETLTSIDDERIVAAGDAAAPSGRALRMSCYAAGPLGAQAANTVLSRIEGTEPATLTLGFSGACVSIGRRAGVRQFARKDDTAINVYISGRAGAAIKEATCRLAVARIRREARKPGSVVWVKGDPRPVRPVLNGEVAGSR; via the coding sequence ATGTCCAGAGTTCACAAGGTCGTCGTCATCGGCGGTGGCTACGCGGGCACGCTCGCGGCCAACCACCTGCGGATGCGCTCCGACATGCACATCACGCTGGTCAACGCGCGCCCGGAGTTCGTGGACCGCATCAGGCTGCACCAGTACGCGGCCGGCACCGGCGAGGCCGCGATCGACTACGGCACGCTGCTCGGTGAGGGCGTCGAGCTGGTGGTGGACAGCGCCGCGCGCATCGACACCGCAGCCCGCGTGGTACGGCTGGAGTCGGGCCGCGCGCTGGACTACGACTACGTGATCTACGCGGTCGGCAGCGTGGGAGCGACGCCGTCCGCGGTGCCCGGTGCGGCCGAGTTCGCCTACGACATCGCCGAGTACGAGCCCGCGCGGCGGCTGCGCGCCAGGCTGGCGGACCTGGCCCTCGACGCCCGGGTCACCGTGGTGGGCGGCGGGCTGACCGGCATCGAGACGGCCGCCGAGCTGGCCGAGCAGGGGCGCCGGGTCACGCTGGTGTGCGGGCGGAGCCTGGCGCCGACCTTCAGCACCGGGAGCCGCCGGTACCTGGCCGGCTGGCTGGCCCGGCACGGGGTGGAGGTGATCGAGGGAGCTGAGGTGCGCGAGGTCCGGACGGACGCCGTCGTCCTCGATCGTGATCCGGGCGCGGGCGCTCGCCACGGTGGCGCGGACGCGGGTGCTCCCGGCGGTGATCCGGGCGGGGGCGTCCTCGACGGCGGCCGGCCGCGGGCGAGCGCGCTGACCATCTGGGCGGCCGGTTTCGGGGTGCCGCAGCTCGCGGTGGCGAGCGGGCTGCGTACCGACGGGCTCGGCCGGCTGCTCACCGACGAGACGCTGACCAGCATCGACGACGAGCGCATCGTCGCGGCAGGGGACGCCGCCGCGCCGTCCGGGCGGGCGCTGCGGATGAGCTGCTACGCCGCGGGGCCGCTCGGGGCGCAGGCCGCCAACACCGTGCTGAGCCGGATCGAGGGGACCGAGCCGGCGACGCTCACCCTGGGCTTCTCGGGGGCGTGCGTGAGCATCGGGCGGCGTGCCGGCGTCCGGCAGTTCGCCCGCAAGGACGACACGGCGATCAACGTCTATATCAGCGGTCGCGCGGGGGCCGCGATCAAGGAGGCGACCTGCCGGCTCGCGGTGGCCAGGATCCGCCGCGAGGCCCGCAAGCCGGGCTCGGTCGTCTGGGTGAAGGGCGACCCCCGACCTGTGCGGCCCGTCCTCAACGGTGAGGTGGCAGGGTCCCGCTGA
- a CDS encoding sensor histidine kinase: MALTGSTRHDTRYDTRYDTRYDSATGQLTKAVARTGAGARSAVGSVAVVAALFGAVPPVSVAWLAPMLLVHLVVTLLYVRVFWRKDLLPRWLVAGDVAITVALCLAQVHLVPPEALVTGSSWVHGLVTMTIVMAGVTWLPRAAIPVGLAVAAGFAAGVRLASPAHDVYGPLGIHLVQLLAIVLLMTLLRRSAASADAFLRESARAEISLMVERLRREDELRQVGSIHETSLHTLTMVGLGTYAEPSPTLRDQVATDLAALEQLRDQPHAGSVPIALDALLDEVAGRATGLDVRRRLTPETVPGDVAERFARAVTEALANIALHAGVREAELVSGRRDGEIRVEVADAGRGFDQHRLPPDRFGVRGSILDTMRSLPNGGAEISSGDRGTRVSLWWRP, from the coding sequence ATGGCTCTCACCGGCTCCACGAGACACGACACGAGGTACGACACAAGGTACGACACAAGGTACGACTCGGCCACCGGTCAGCTGACCAAGGCCGTCGCGCGGACCGGAGCCGGCGCGCGCAGTGCGGTGGGCTCGGTGGCGGTCGTGGCCGCGTTGTTCGGCGCGGTGCCGCCGGTGTCCGTCGCGTGGCTGGCGCCCATGCTGCTGGTCCACCTCGTGGTGACGCTGCTGTACGTACGCGTCTTCTGGCGCAAGGACCTGCTGCCGCGCTGGCTGGTGGCCGGTGATGTGGCGATCACTGTCGCGCTCTGCCTCGCGCAGGTCCACCTCGTACCGCCCGAGGCGCTCGTCACGGGGTCGAGCTGGGTCCACGGGCTGGTCACGATGACCATCGTGATGGCAGGGGTGACCTGGCTGCCCAGGGCGGCGATCCCCGTCGGGCTCGCCGTGGCCGCGGGGTTCGCGGCCGGCGTGCGCCTGGCCTCGCCCGCCCACGACGTCTACGGACCCCTCGGGATCCACCTCGTGCAGCTCCTCGCGATCGTGCTGCTCATGACGCTGCTGCGCCGCTCGGCCGCCTCGGCCGACGCCTTCCTGCGCGAGAGCGCCCGCGCCGAGATCTCGCTCATGGTCGAACGGCTGCGCCGCGAGGACGAGCTGCGCCAGGTCGGCAGCATCCACGAGACCTCGCTGCACACGCTCACCATGGTCGGCCTCGGCACGTACGCCGAGCCGTCGCCCACGCTGCGCGACCAGGTGGCCACCGACCTGGCGGCACTGGAGCAGCTGCGCGACCAGCCGCACGCCGGCTCCGTCCCCATCGCACTGGACGCGCTGCTCGACGAGGTGGCCGGGCGGGCCACCGGCCTCGACGTGCGCCGCCGCCTGACCCCCGAGACCGTCCCGGGAGACGTCGCGGAGCGCTTCGCCAGAGCCGTCACCGAGGCTCTGGCGAACATCGCCCTGCACGCCGGCGTCCGCGAGGCCGAGCTGGTCTCCGGCAGGCGCGACGGCGAGATCCGCGTCGAAGTCGCCGACGCCGGCCGCGGCTTCGACCAGCACCGCCTGCCGCCCGACCGGTTCGGCGTGCGCGGCTCCATCCTCGACACGATGCGCTCCCTGCCGAACGGCGGCGCCGAGATCTCCTCCGGCGACCGGGGCACCCGGGTGAGCCTGTGGTGGCGGCCATGA
- a CDS encoding response regulator: MTVALVEDHQVVVDGVRSWFGPPSPIELVAQGPTIESVRGQAADVLLLDLNLNGTMVVDRVAELCAGGQRVIVFSEHEEPEIVRKVLDAGASAFIGKGRATRESCVETILEVAADRPSVTPPMAQAIATDEGPHRPQLSDKERAALLYWFQSMSKASVAARMGIKERTVRQYIDRARVKYAAAGRPAPTKEKLLICAIQDGLVRPDEVTVYTSLAAQAPADQQE, from the coding sequence GTGACGGTCGCCCTGGTCGAGGACCATCAGGTCGTGGTGGACGGCGTACGGTCGTGGTTCGGGCCGCCCAGCCCGATCGAGCTGGTCGCGCAGGGCCCCACCATCGAGTCCGTCCGCGGCCAGGCCGCCGACGTGCTGCTCCTCGACCTCAACCTCAACGGCACCATGGTCGTGGACCGCGTGGCCGAGCTGTGCGCGGGCGGCCAGCGCGTGATCGTCTTCTCCGAGCACGAGGAGCCCGAGATCGTACGCAAGGTCCTGGACGCCGGAGCCTCCGCCTTCATCGGCAAGGGCCGCGCGACCCGGGAGTCCTGTGTGGAGACCATCCTGGAGGTGGCCGCCGACCGGCCCTCCGTCACGCCGCCGATGGCCCAGGCCATCGCGACCGACGAGGGCCCGCACCGGCCACAGCTGTCCGACAAGGAGCGGGCGGCGCTGCTGTACTGGTTCCAGTCCATGTCCAAGGCGTCGGTGGCGGCGCGCATGGGGATCAAGGAACGGACGGTGCGGCAGTACATCGACCGGGCGCGGGTCAAATACGCGGCGGCCGGACGGCCCGCGCCCACCAAGGAGAAGCTGCTCATCTGCGCCATCCAGGACGGGCTGGTCCGGCCCGACGAGGTGACCGTCTACACTTCGTTGGCCGCTCAGGCACCTGCTGACCAGCAGGAATGA
- a CDS encoding primary-amine oxidase translates to MHLSTGKHPHPLDPLAAQEIDEVRRVLRAEGRLADPVRVAYLGLEEPPKDQVLAYEGGAARPARKARALLLDLATEAAQDVIVSITDGKVETSTPIDPLTDGQVPMLDEEHALVRRVLREHPGWAKALAGRGIDDPARVYLAALSAGHFALPEEEGRRVARVLAHLMPTPESLPWAHPVDGLVAYVDLVKGEVLEIVDTGPQPIPQESGDYTDVEHRTTQKPIHITQPEGPSFTVDGPLVTWEKWSLRLGYDMREGLTLHRIGFEDDGRTRPIVYRASVAEMVVPYGDPSPIRFWQNYFDTGEYQLGKLANSLELGCDCLGEITYFDAVVTDGAGMPKVIKNAICMHEEDYGVLWKHTDPANGSRETRRQRRLVISFFVTVGNYDYGFYWYLYLDGTIELEVKATGIVFTGAYDDRAAPYASEVAPGLAAPYHQHLFSARLDMTVDGVANAVDEVEARPLASQYGNAFGRAVTRLRTEREARRDADLKAERTWHVVNPEVRNRLGRPVGYALHAEGRPTLMAAEGSSIHRRAEFATSHLWVTRYHPAERYPAGDLVNQHPGGAGLPAYTRADRDLDGQDIVLWHTFGLTHFPRTEDWPIMPVDTCGFVLKPVGFFDRNPTLDVPPSASPRSSCH, encoded by the coding sequence TTGCACCTGTCCACCGGGAAGCATCCCCACCCTCTCGACCCGCTCGCCGCGCAGGAAATCGACGAGGTCAGAAGGGTTCTCAGGGCGGAGGGCCGGCTGGCCGACCCGGTCCGGGTGGCCTATCTCGGGCTGGAGGAGCCGCCGAAGGACCAGGTGCTGGCGTACGAGGGCGGCGCCGCCCGTCCGGCCCGCAAGGCCCGCGCGCTCCTGCTGGACCTGGCCACCGAGGCCGCGCAGGACGTGATCGTGTCGATCACCGACGGCAAGGTCGAGACCAGCACCCCGATCGACCCCCTGACCGACGGCCAGGTGCCGATGCTGGACGAGGAGCACGCCCTGGTCCGCAGGGTGCTCCGCGAGCATCCCGGCTGGGCCAAGGCCCTGGCCGGGCGCGGCATCGACGACCCCGCGCGGGTCTACCTCGCCGCACTCAGCGCCGGCCACTTCGCGCTGCCCGAGGAGGAGGGCAGGCGGGTCGCCAGGGTGCTGGCGCACCTGATGCCGACCCCGGAGAGCCTCCCGTGGGCGCACCCCGTGGACGGCCTGGTCGCCTACGTGGACCTGGTCAAGGGCGAGGTGCTGGAGATCGTGGACACCGGCCCCCAGCCCATCCCGCAGGAGAGCGGCGACTACACCGACGTCGAGCACCGCACCACGCAGAAGCCCATCCACATCACCCAGCCGGAGGGCCCCAGCTTCACGGTCGACGGCCCGCTCGTCACCTGGGAGAAGTGGAGCCTGCGCCTCGGCTACGACATGCGCGAGGGCCTCACCCTGCACCGCATCGGCTTCGAGGACGACGGCCGCACCAGGCCGATCGTCTACCGGGCGTCGGTGGCCGAGATGGTCGTCCCGTACGGCGACCCGAGCCCGATCCGCTTCTGGCAGAACTACTTCGACACCGGCGAGTACCAGCTCGGCAAGCTCGCCAACTCCCTCGAACTCGGCTGCGACTGCCTGGGCGAGATCACCTACTTCGACGCCGTCGTCACCGACGGAGCCGGGATGCCCAAGGTGATCAAGAACGCCATCTGCATGCACGAGGAGGACTACGGCGTGCTGTGGAAGCACACCGACCCCGCCAACGGCTCCAGGGAGACCCGCAGGCAGCGGCGCCTGGTCATCTCCTTCTTCGTGACCGTCGGCAACTACGACTACGGCTTCTACTGGTACCTCTACCTCGACGGCACCATCGAGCTGGAGGTCAAGGCCACCGGCATCGTCTTCACCGGCGCCTACGACGACCGGGCCGCCCCGTACGCGTCGGAGGTCGCCCCCGGGCTGGCGGCGCCGTACCACCAGCACCTGTTCAGCGCCAGGCTCGACATGACCGTGGACGGCGTGGCCAACGCCGTGGACGAGGTCGAGGCCAGGCCGCTGGCCAGCCAGTACGGCAACGCGTTCGGCCGCGCCGTCACCCGGCTGCGTACCGAACGGGAGGCCAGGCGCGACGCCGACCTGAAGGCGGAGCGCACCTGGCACGTCGTTAACCCCGAGGTGCGCAATCGCCTGGGCCGCCCCGTCGGCTACGCGCTGCACGCCGAGGGCAGGCCCACCCTGATGGCCGCCGAGGGATCCAGCATCCACCGCAGGGCCGAGTTCGCGACCAGCCACCTGTGGGTCACCCGCTACCACCCCGCGGAGCGCTATCCCGCCGGCGACCTGGTCAACCAGCATCCCGGCGGCGCGGGCCTGCCCGCCTACACCAGGGCCGACCGCGACCTCGACGGGCAGGACATCGTGCTGTGGCACACGTTCGGCCTGACGCACTTCCCCCGCACCGAGGACTGGCCGATCATGCCGGTCGACACCTGCGGGTTCGTACTCAAGCCGGTCGGCTTCTTCGACCGGAACCCCACGCTCGACGTCCCGCCGAGCGCCTCCCCACGCTCGTCCTGCCACTAG
- a CDS encoding lytic polysaccharide monooxygenase auxiliary activity family 9 protein: MPHVAPRRAKRALILLMSLAMIFTVPLTGTASAHGSVVDPASRNYGCWLRWGSDFQNPTMQQSDPMCWQAWQDNTNAMWNWNGLYRDGVGGNHQGVIPNGQLCSAGRTQDGRYRSMDNPGAWKTTNLGSTFDIRLTDQAYHGADYILVYITRQGYDALTTPLGWNHLELVRTTPRYAPANTYPITGLSKGSRTGRHVVFTVWKASHMDQTYYFCSDVNFS, translated from the coding sequence ATGCCCCACGTAGCACCCCGCCGGGCCAAGCGCGCCCTGATCCTGCTGATGTCCCTGGCGATGATCTTCACCGTCCCGCTGACCGGCACCGCCTCGGCGCACGGCTCGGTCGTCGACCCGGCCTCCCGCAACTACGGTTGCTGGCTGCGCTGGGGCAGCGACTTCCAGAACCCCACCATGCAGCAGTCGGACCCGATGTGCTGGCAGGCGTGGCAGGACAACACCAACGCCATGTGGAACTGGAACGGCCTCTACCGTGACGGCGTCGGCGGCAACCACCAGGGCGTCATCCCCAACGGCCAGCTCTGCAGCGCCGGCCGCACCCAGGACGGCCGCTACCGCTCCATGGACAACCCCGGCGCCTGGAAGACGACGAACCTCGGCAGCACGTTCGACATCCGCCTGACCGACCAGGCCTACCACGGCGCCGACTACATCCTGGTCTACATCACCCGCCAGGGGTACGACGCCCTGACCACGCCGCTCGGCTGGAACCACCTGGAGCTGGTCCGCACCACGCCCAGGTACGCGCCCGCCAACACCTACCCGATCACGGGGCTGAGCAAGGGCTCGCGCACCGGCCGGCACGTGGTCTTCACGGTGTGGAAGGCCTCGCACATGGACCAGACGTACTACTTCTGCAGCGACGTCAACTTCAGCTAG